From Deferrisoma camini S3R1, the proteins below share one genomic window:
- a CDS encoding cytochrome c3 family protein translates to MLVRVFTVFCVAAALVGAWGAQGAQRIQVTNYGRKEPVLFPHSDHAERFPCDTCHHPQRSEGAHRCGACHRAEAEGEKPSLEDAAHGEGSPQGRCRSCHFGPKARKPLECEDCHSGSG, encoded by the coding sequence ATGCTCGTTCGCGTGTTCACGGTCTTTTGCGTAGCAGCGGCCCTGGTCGGGGCCTGGGGGGCGCAAGGTGCCCAACGGATCCAGGTCACCAACTACGGCAGAAAGGAGCCGGTGCTGTTCCCCCACTCCGACCACGCCGAGCGGTTCCCGTGTGACACCTGCCACCACCCCCAGCGCTCGGAGGGGGCCCACCGCTGCGGGGCCTGCCACCGCGCCGAGGCCGAGGGGGAAAAGCCCTCCCTGGAAGACGCCGCCCACGGCGAAGGCAGCCCCCAGGGCCGGTGCCGCTCGTGCCACTTCGGACCCAAGGCCCGGAAACCCCTGGAGTGCGAGGACTGCCACAGCGGCTCCGGGTGA